From the genome of Ptychodera flava strain L36383 chromosome 13, AS_Pfla_20210202, whole genome shotgun sequence:
AGGCCTATACATAAATTAATAACAccattgaaactaatttgggataactggattttcatattttgcaatttctcaaagtgttaggtgccatatagctgaatgttgcaatattgcaaattactcataaaaacaagtgtgtaatataaaagaaagCCGATGAGATAATATTTGTAGAttaatcgacattacttcaccattccCAAATGAATCTGACATAATCAAGAATTataaatgtgaccttttttcaaatttatcaaggGGGTAACTCAAATCGTCATCACTGTTTTGACAAATAAGTTTGAATGAATACGAAGGACGTGACAAGAATGAATGAAAGTAATCCAATCCATTTCCTCTTCAAGAGaacttttgattttatttttccaatcaAAGGGAAGGGAATCAACAAACGTTTtgatcatattttataaaatgctATGCCAATCAATATAAACTATGTTTTATGTGGCTAGGAAGTGTCAGTTTTTATGCAAAGGTCACAAGATCACCTATTTTAGTAATGCATACACTGACAAACTGATGAACAAGAATGCTGTCAATAGAATTTGAAAAACTATCACGGTCAGAGTTCAAGCTTTATGGAGAAACTCTTTGATTGAAGCGGGTCCACCTTTTCTTAAGAAAATAGcatgacttccagactctcaaaagcTCAAGATAAAATATAAGCAAGGATTTCGGGAACAGACTGAACACTGATTACAAAATTTGGGAGGTGTAATTGAGATTGTCAACACActtctaaaataaaaatcagcgaaCAAAAACTGCTTATGTGCAGCTAGCTCGGGAggtatatctgattggtcgatgtCACTATTGACAGCACCTTAACTTGGGGGAGTCTATTGTGTATTATCCAAtgataacggtaagattcagccaaccaattagATAACAGCCAATTAGATAACAGCTCCCAACaaaaaatgaaggatgatccagacctgaatacaGATGTCTTAGGAGATGACTTCACTTGAAAGCTTCCAAAGGAGAGAAGAAATCGCGATAagattttgccctcctaacttcaatggagcaaaaactGATTGACTTGGCAGCGTTAGCCCtacgtaccgtgctgtgtgttcccggcgttatacggcttcggtgggaggccgtataacgccggaaaCACTCAGAACGGTACGCAGGGCTCAAGTACTCGTAAGCTATAAACCCGTAACCCATGCCGACTTCCAAGGATCAAAGAAGTAAGGCAGTGATCGTATAATCGATTGAGTCTCCGGTACTACCCGAGAATATCCTATAGgaatatttgtatttcagaGCCGTGCTGCATTTCGTTTGATACCAAAAGTGTTTACACCCCTGATAAAACATCGTTTGAacatgagaattcaaaaacactcgcccagtgtatgcaaatagcCGCGTCAACAATAATCCCCCTATCGTGTGTCCACGGTCCTTTAACTTCTGGTAACGCATAAGTTGTTCTTTCCTTCAACCAAAGTCGCTCCACAattggagggaccgtggttcaagAGTTAATATCCTTAGATACAATGACCCCCACACTGAGTATAATGAAGTATTAGCCTCATTTGGCATGTAGAAATGCATGCATTTCACATGTTGTCATTTCCTTGGAACTTTCCCAAAAGAGTTGGTTAATACCATACAAGAAGCAATTTCGaaatgcaatgtattgaaaaagttttaTACTTGCTAGATTACAAGAAAATTGTCGAAATAACTCCGTTTTTTTGAATTGGACCCATACCCCTCAAAAAACTGCCGACTGGACTCAATCGTTTTTTCTCACAGtgtatttgataaatatttgatataatATGTCACGCTGCATTCATTGCACTGTCAACAATCCATGTGCTTTTTACTACATCTGAGTGTTTTGGAAATCTCTACCTCAAAGAAATGACAACACTTGAATCGTATTCAACCCACACTACAGCTGATTATACAGTATTGTGAGCATAGATGTGGAGTTTCACCGACAATTTTATGGTTTTAATATTTTGCGACTTTATTTGCATGCTTATTGTATAATGCACACACACTTGGCTTTACGATAAGATCTTCCAATATCACAACCATGGATGCATAATATAATGCGATGGTCGTCAACCTGCCGATATTCGTCGATGAACGTTAAACCAAGTGACCAAGTCTGTCGacattatttttgttgtctttagAAGTGAACTTTGCATTCAACTGTGCTCATTTAAACTTCCATGGCCGAAGCAGCGATTCAGCGGGGGATCTTAAGTTGCAGTGATGCACcagcccacccccccccccccccaagccgACGTCATTCTGTGGAGGGGCAGTCCGGGAAATACGTGGGGAAAAGCCGCAAACTACATTACTTTATAGAAGGGGGTTTCCCTTTGAAAATTGACCCTttccttttgaaaaaattgacacttTCCTAATGACTCTGTTCTTGAACAGATCAAATAAATAGCGTCCATGTACCATTTGTTCGGCCACAGAACCTGAAAAAGGATTTGGTGAGACACGTCTGTAGGTGTTGTGTGGCAGTTTCTCGCACGTACGAGTGTTTTAAAGGCACTGCATTTACTGCAAGCAGCAAGaattgtaatttttctgttggaaaatattttcaaggtaCGTCTATTGTTGTATTGCCGTATTGCCTACTCCAGAATCTTAAAATATTAAGAATGACACTATGGGTAATCGATATATCGATAtaatcgtatatatatatatatattatatatatatatatatatatatatatatatatatatatatatatatatatatatgatatttggTGGGGGCAATTTTTAACCTTGACGAAGAGGGTTTAAACCCACGAAATGTCGGACAGTAAATTTTAGTTTGTAGCGAAGAACATTGTGTCCTGTAGTTGGTGCTGCTTGAcctgttctctctctctctctctctctctctctctctctctctctctctctctctctctctctctctgggcaAAAATTGTTAAATGCTTTATTTTGCAGTTATGCAGATTTTAAAATCCAAGTTACTCGCAATAAGATCGGATGCAACATCATGTTATTTTCCTGTTCGGGGAGTGGAATAGATTGCATGTCATGCATACTATCTAAACGAGAAAGAGAAGAACCTGATCACGTTTAGAACTCGGAAAATTTTTGTGTCAGCATCGCGACAAACCTGTCCACCCTTGCATGTCGAAAACGGGCATACTTATACTGTTGAGGTACGCGTACATATTGAGAACACGAAATTTTCCCTTCACATCGTGAATATTTCCTGAAATATATGAGATTTTTCTGTGTTTCTTTGAAATTAGGAGACAAGACATGAGCATTCGGTATCTATTGGCTAGCATCGTATTTTCTTTCACGGTCTCTGAGGGCGCACTCCAATACACTGATGGAGTTCCACAATCGCCATTCACCGGGTGCTTACCATGCTGCATGAAGGGAGACACCGGTCCACCTGGCCCACCGGGTCCTCCAGTTCAGAGAAAAGTCGCTTTCTCGGTAGCCCGTACCACCGGCATGACATCCAATCCAAGCCAACAGGTGGTCATATTCGATCACGTGTTCACCAATGTTGGCAACGGTTATGACGTCAACACTGGATTTTTCACCTGTCCTGTTAGTGGAACTTACTTTATCGCCTTCAACGCTCTGAAGTACTACAATCGAAATCTGCACGTCAAACTGATGAAGAACGATACCGAAGTCATCGCTGCGCATTCTGGGATGGGAAGCGGCACGGCTGGGCCGAGTGAGGTGGCACATACTGGAAGCGACGTAATTATCGCTTGCACTGAAGGTGATCGACTGTGGATCAAGTTGAATTACGCCAGTGGTTACTCTTACCAATTCGTCAGCCATCCAACCCATAAATACACATCATTCTCTGGCTACATGATCTTCGATAACTAAAGCGACGATGAACTCAATGCAATCATGAACCTGTGGTAGGTCCATGGTGTAATGAGGAATTATTGTACAAGATTTTTCGTGCACATCTCTTTCACATATGTTGTATGTCTGCTGGTCCAACGTTTGaaactttacatttttaatagttATTCCTTATAAAGCACATAAAACGCCATCTATAAAACTTCAAGTTATCATATAGAAACCGATACAAGTCATTCAACCTTGATATGTTGCCTGATATGCACATCTCTTTCACATATGTTGTATGTCTGCTGGTCCAACGTTTGaaactttacatttttaatagttATTCCTTATAAAGCACATAAAACGCCATCTATAAAACTTCAAGTTATCATATAGAAACCGATACAAGTCATTCAACCTTGATATGTTGCCTGATATGTTCTAttgtttttttatcttttaaataAAATCTTGTGATTCATTCACTGTAAACGCTGACTGATATGTCTCTGTAACTCGTCCAGTCGCAGTCGAAGAGGAATTTTGTGTCTTTTTGTGATTTTGCTGatgaaagtgatgaaaataaCAACGATCATTGTGATAGTGATGATTTTGGGTGATGATGATTACAATGACAAGAACGATAAcacggtgatgatgatgatgatgatgatgatgatgatggtgttcaGTGTCATAGTTGTAGCCCGCTGCCACTGATAGTGATGATGGCGACgactttgatgatgatgatgttggtgacgaagaagaagaagaagatttggatttttcaaatgaacgtttattactaaaattaatctcttgcacagaaaagtacatatcaaaacaattcaaattttgagatgaAAAGCATaaatgaaatcagacaaatgcgttatagcaaatgatggtcaattactgaaaaaaaactaagcaaaatTGGACTCTttaaaaaccagcaaaaactgcaaaatggttATTACACTGAagctggagcgagacggagagaactggtgaaaaggcaaacaggtagctatatcacttgcaacataggaaagcacaattttgtcaatgacagaaggcaagatgagaggtgcatgaaaaatctccactgaataggagaaagcaAAAGAAAGTTCCGAAACGAGAAAACGACaacagaaatttgcaaagaaatagaacaagaacaccttacatcttgcagaaaaatgCCGCCTTACTGCCAATGAGAAGGGACATGCCAGCCAAGAATCTTCTCAACTGACTACCCCCTCTCAATccgaggagtacggtgcccaggacgagTTAGGATTTGGCAAAAAGGAAAGTGTGCTTAGAGGTGAAAGCACACAAAAGAAAGaagtgttcacaacaaaattgaatcaatagtaatTATTCCATCAATGTTTACGGAAACAATGATGtcattaatacaccaaatgtttttgaaagcacttatgtttgaattaAGCGTAACGTAATTgtattcttctaaaatgcgagaacaaactcgccttttaaTAACAGAAACAAGCATTTTACCGGTTTAGGGATCATGAtcattaattgcatttcgtctcgtcaaatgaattgcaattttagttgtcataaaaagaaaatttaaaagcgcaaaagtattcttgtccatgtaCAATTTAGCAAAAGGTTGGCCTTAAACAAACCACCAGtataaaatcttgcattcctgaccaagaaaacggtgacagagtttatgaaggagaatgaacaaaggagaaagacgagggcattctaaaaatatgtgtaaaggGTCATCTCTAGCACTACAGAAAACACAATCAGaggatgaagaagaagaagattttgatttttc
Proteins encoded in this window:
- the LOC139148506 gene encoding complement C1q tumor necrosis factor-related protein 4-like produces the protein MSIRYLLASIVFSFTVSEGALQYTDGVPQSPFTGCLPCCMKGDTGPPGPPGPPVQRKVAFSVARTTGMTSNPSQQVVIFDHVFTNVGNGYDVNTGFFTCPVSGTYFIAFNALKYYNRNLHVKLMKNDTEVIAAHSGMGSGTAGPSEVAHTGSDVIIACTEGDRLWIKLNYASGYSYQFVSHPTHKYTSFSGYMIFDN